From a region of the Microbacterium sp. nov. GSS16 genome:
- a CDS encoding sensor histidine kinase — protein sequence MTTHAVKNPWERFGWLMAVVWLVFLIYPVMALLRSRAEAHWMVIGWTAITAFAVLYVIGFIRGMADGNAVGDPPRKGQWIIFAALIACAVVSVPAEGGSALSFLPFIMSFASYGLTRPWHWITTITSLAVTAATVLFAPEGRSYASVLAIIAMVGVVNTVSTWLIIRSAQAEALGRELATSEGREAVARDVHDLVGHSLTVVRLKAQLARRLMDSDPERAKEELAAIEELTAEAIAGVRSTVAGARVAALAEQLAASREALQAADIDVRVSGEPDALSPSQALTSGWILREATTNVLRHARASIVSVSIAPGRFEVHDDGVGSGGREGNGVRGMRERAAAAGAAFSVRSDAGTHVEVTW from the coding sequence GTGACCACGCACGCGGTGAAGAACCCCTGGGAGCGCTTCGGGTGGTTGATGGCAGTCGTCTGGCTGGTCTTCCTGATCTACCCGGTCATGGCCCTGCTGCGCTCGCGGGCCGAGGCGCACTGGATGGTGATCGGCTGGACTGCCATCACCGCGTTCGCCGTGCTGTACGTCATCGGATTCATTCGCGGGATGGCCGACGGCAACGCAGTGGGAGACCCTCCGCGGAAGGGTCAGTGGATCATCTTCGCCGCGCTCATCGCATGCGCGGTGGTGTCGGTGCCTGCCGAGGGTGGCTCGGCCCTGAGCTTCCTGCCGTTCATCATGTCGTTCGCCTCCTACGGTCTCACCCGACCCTGGCATTGGATCACCACGATCACCTCCCTGGCCGTCACCGCCGCGACCGTGCTGTTCGCCCCGGAGGGGCGTAGCTATGCCTCGGTACTCGCCATCATCGCCATGGTCGGTGTCGTCAACACCGTCTCCACGTGGCTCATCATCCGCTCGGCGCAGGCCGAGGCGCTGGGACGCGAGCTGGCGACCAGCGAGGGCAGGGAGGCGGTGGCGCGGGACGTGCACGACCTCGTCGGACACTCGCTCACCGTCGTGCGACTCAAGGCGCAGCTCGCGCGACGGCTCATGGACTCCGACCCAGAACGGGCCAAGGAGGAGCTGGCGGCCATCGAAGAGCTCACGGCCGAGGCCATCGCAGGCGTGCGGTCGACCGTCGCCGGTGCCCGCGTCGCAGCGCTCGCGGAGCAGCTGGCCGCGAGCCGTGAAGCGCTGCAGGCGGCCGATATCGACGTGCGCGTCAGCGGTGAGCCCGATGCGCTGTCTCCCTCGCAGGCGCTCACCTCGGGGTGGATCCTGCGCGAGGCGACCACCAACGTGCTCCGGCACGCTCGCGCGAGCATCGTGAGCGTGAGCATCGCGCCGGGGCGGTTCGAGGTGCATGACGACGGCGTCGGCTCGGGCGGCAGGGAGGGCAACGGCGTGCGGGGGATGCGCGAGCGCGCCGCAGCGGCCGGAGCCGCCTTCTCCGTGCGCTCCGACGCCGGCACGCACGTCGAGGTGACCTGGTGA
- a CDS encoding class II glutamine amidotransferase: MCRLFAFVSSDRSAARRELGRDGMESLLSLARLHGDGWGWAGVSAPGQPPAAHRSARSAIGDPAFDQAMDAECRAAIVHLRWATAGLPVLDCNAHPFTADGIAFAHNGSIKPLEQLRSLLSAESVATLTGTTDSEMYFALIREKVAEGLGLHEATTRVATMLRELFPLASLNALVLDADQLVVVHASATSVLTDHDLSRLAPLADVLPSEHNEDYFALRWREGADGTISVGSTGVAGDGWTPLPAETVTAIRLDDRSASTLDLAAEHALHG; the protein is encoded by the coding sequence ATGTGCCGCCTGTTCGCCTTCGTCTCATCAGATCGCTCCGCTGCCCGCCGTGAGCTGGGCCGAGATGGGATGGAGAGCCTGCTCTCGTTGGCGCGCCTGCACGGCGACGGCTGGGGCTGGGCAGGCGTGAGCGCGCCCGGGCAGCCGCCTGCGGCGCACCGCTCGGCACGATCCGCCATCGGCGACCCGGCGTTCGATCAGGCGATGGATGCCGAGTGCCGCGCGGCGATCGTGCACCTGCGGTGGGCCACCGCCGGGCTGCCCGTGCTCGACTGCAACGCGCACCCCTTCACAGCCGACGGCATCGCCTTCGCGCACAACGGCTCGATCAAGCCGCTCGAGCAGCTGCGGTCACTGCTCTCGGCCGAGAGCGTCGCGACACTCACCGGCACCACCGACAGCGAGATGTACTTCGCGCTCATCCGCGAGAAGGTGGCCGAGGGACTCGGCCTGCACGAGGCGACGACGCGAGTCGCGACGATGCTGCGAGAGCTGTTCCCGCTCGCCAGCCTGAATGCCCTGGTTCTCGATGCCGACCAGCTCGTCGTCGTGCACGCCAGTGCCACCAGCGTCCTCACCGATCACGATCTCTCCCGCCTCGCCCCGTTGGCCGATGTGCTGCCCAGCGAGCACAACGAGGACTACTTCGCGCTGCGCTGGCGAGAAGGCGCCGACGGCACGATCTCGGTCGGATCGACCGGTGTCGCCGGCGACGGCTGGACTCCCCTGCCGGCCGAGACCGTCACCGCGATCCGGCTCGACGACCGCTCGGCGTCGACGCTCGACCTCGCCGCAGAGCACGCCCTGCACGGCTAG
- a CDS encoding ATP-dependent DNA ligase has product MMLSELLSATDEVSATSSRLAKIDALARLLAAAPSDELRPLIGLLLAAPRQGRLGVGWRTLAGLDLAHAEAATLTITEVDHALDALAATSGAGSTAARQSVLHELAARCTAAEWDLLSRAMMGELRTGALGGVLLDAIARASERPAASVRRAAMLSGDLGETAVIALTGDESDLEAVGLTVGRPVMPMLASTAATPTAALGITGRASVEYKLDGARIQVHRRGDEVGVYTRSLADVTHRVPELVEIVRSLPAHDVILDGETLSLDEDGGPRPFQETMSRFGADVARELALRPWFFDILHVDGRDLIDEPLSARLAELERVAGEWRMPGVVTDDADEAERLSREALAAGHEGVLVKAVGSTYSAGRRGKSWVKVKPVLTYDLVVLGAEWGSGRRTGMLSNLHLGARDPEGEFGEPGEFVMVGKTFKGLTDDLLRWQTENFPSLETRRTASTVFLRPETVVEIAIDGVQRSPRYPGGIALRFARVKGYRTDKTANEADTIQSLRSLLRG; this is encoded by the coding sequence ATGATGCTCTCCGAGCTGCTCTCGGCGACCGATGAGGTCTCTGCCACGTCGTCCCGTCTGGCCAAGATCGACGCACTCGCCCGGCTGCTGGCGGCCGCGCCGTCAGACGAGTTGCGCCCGCTGATCGGGCTGCTGCTCGCCGCACCCCGGCAGGGCCGGCTCGGCGTCGGCTGGCGCACGCTCGCCGGCCTCGACCTCGCTCATGCCGAAGCGGCGACGCTCACGATCACAGAGGTCGATCATGCGCTGGATGCCCTGGCCGCGACTTCCGGAGCCGGCTCGACGGCCGCGCGGCAGAGCGTGCTGCACGAGCTCGCCGCACGGTGCACCGCCGCGGAATGGGATCTGCTCTCCAGAGCGATGATGGGCGAGCTGCGCACCGGAGCACTCGGGGGCGTCCTGCTCGACGCGATCGCCCGCGCCTCGGAACGACCTGCGGCCTCGGTCCGCCGCGCAGCGATGCTCTCCGGCGATCTCGGCGAGACCGCCGTGATCGCGCTGACCGGCGACGAGAGCGATCTCGAGGCGGTCGGCCTGACCGTGGGTCGACCGGTGATGCCCATGCTCGCGTCCACCGCTGCCACGCCGACGGCGGCGCTGGGGATCACCGGCCGCGCGTCGGTCGAGTACAAGCTCGACGGCGCGCGCATCCAGGTGCACCGCCGCGGCGATGAGGTCGGCGTCTACACCCGCAGCCTCGCCGACGTCACGCATCGCGTGCCGGAGCTGGTCGAGATCGTGCGTTCGCTGCCCGCGCACGACGTGATCCTCGACGGCGAGACGCTGTCGCTCGATGAGGATGGTGGCCCGCGTCCTTTCCAGGAGACGATGTCGCGCTTCGGAGCCGACGTCGCTCGTGAACTGGCCCTGAGACCGTGGTTCTTCGACATCCTGCATGTCGACGGCCGCGACCTCATCGACGAGCCGCTCAGCGCGCGGCTGGCCGAGCTAGAGCGCGTCGCCGGCGAGTGGCGGATGCCCGGCGTCGTCACCGACGACGCCGATGAGGCCGAGCGGCTTTCGCGCGAGGCTCTGGCAGCCGGCCACGAGGGCGTGCTCGTCAAGGCCGTCGGATCGACGTACTCCGCAGGGCGCCGCGGCAAGTCGTGGGTGAAGGTGAAGCCCGTGCTCACCTACGACCTGGTCGTGCTCGGCGCGGAGTGGGGATCGGGCCGGCGCACCGGGATGCTGTCGAACCTGCACCTCGGTGCCCGCGATCCCGAGGGCGAGTTCGGCGAGCCGGGCGAGTTCGTCATGGTCGGCAAGACGTTCAAGGGACTCACCGACGACCTGCTGCGCTGGCAGACCGAGAACTTCCCCTCGCTCGAGACCCGCCGCACGGCGAGCACCGTGTTCCTGCGGCCCGAGACCGTCGTCGAGATCGCGATCGACGGCGTGCAGCGCTCGCCCCGGTACCCGGGCGGCATCGCGCTGCGCTTCGCGCGGGTGAAGGGCTACCGCACCGACAAGACGGCGAACGAGGCCGACACCATCCAGTCGCTCAGGTCGCTGCTGCGCGGCTGA
- a CDS encoding enoyl-CoA hydratase/isomerase family protein, with protein MIDVRIADDVARITLNAPERLNALDEHALRELSAAYDEAERGGVRALVLRGEGRAFCAGRDISAVDPRDDDVIGFLGDIVTPLLKRMAAFPAPTFATAHGACLGVGLGLLIATDVVYVAESAKIGSPFAALGATLDSGGHALFAERLGAHKTLDLIYTGRLMSGAEAVASGLFSRVFPDDEVRTATEDAARTAARGATAAFLASKRLIARIRDERLALWESIDLENAAQAALCDTDDYREGFAAFQQKRKPEFRGR; from the coding sequence ATGATCGACGTCCGGATCGCAGACGACGTCGCCCGGATCACCCTCAACGCGCCGGAGCGGCTCAACGCCCTCGACGAGCACGCCTTGCGCGAGCTGAGCGCGGCGTACGACGAGGCAGAGCGGGGCGGCGTGCGCGCCCTGGTGCTGCGCGGTGAGGGGCGCGCGTTCTGTGCCGGGCGCGACATCTCGGCGGTGGATCCGCGTGACGACGACGTCATCGGTTTTCTCGGCGACATCGTCACCCCGCTGCTGAAGCGCATGGCGGCGTTCCCCGCGCCCACATTCGCCACCGCGCACGGAGCGTGCCTCGGCGTCGGGCTCGGCCTGCTCATCGCCACCGACGTGGTCTACGTCGCCGAGTCGGCGAAGATCGGCTCGCCGTTCGCCGCCCTCGGCGCGACGCTCGACTCCGGCGGTCACGCCCTGTTCGCCGAGCGGCTGGGGGCCCATAAGACGCTCGATCTCATCTACACCGGACGGCTGATGTCGGGCGCCGAGGCGGTGGCATCCGGTCTCTTCTCCCGCGTCTTCCCCGACGACGAGGTGCGGACGGCGACCGAGGATGCCGCGCGCACCGCCGCCCGCGGGGCGACTGCGGCGTTCCTCGCCAGCAAGCGCCTGATCGCCCGCATCCGCGACGAGCGGCTCGCGCTCTGGGAGTCGATCGATCTCGAGAACGCCGCGCAGGCCGCGCTCTGCGATACCGACGACTACCGCGAGGGCTTCGCCGCATTCCAGCAGAAGCGCAAGCCCGAGTTCCGCGGACGCTGA
- the paaE gene encoding 1,2-phenylacetyl-CoA epoxidase subunit PaaE yields the protein MPLFRMPVAATRDANATPLCADRHRARFHTLTVSDVRRLTDDAIEVTFAVPADLADEYAYLPGQYVALRVELEGTEVRRSYSLCRPPAPVRNGATSLSVAVKRDEGGLFSTWAQTELTPGFQIDVMSPQGNFTSGLDELEGTHVVGIAAGSGITPMMALARTLLAASDTTRFTLLYTNRSTSDVMFLEDLAELKDRYPTRLVLHHVLSREQRTAPVLSGRIDEQKLRTILESLILPSTVDEWFLCGPFALVDLCREVLADVGVPGEHVRFELFTTGDAVAERGPRRVHVRQGEKTVRIEINLDGVSSSVESPVDAHESVLNAALRVRPDAPYACSGGVCGTCRARVREGSVTMTENYALEPDELERGYVLTCQSHPTSDRLVVDYDV from the coding sequence ATGCCGCTGTTCCGGATGCCCGTCGCCGCCACCCGCGACGCGAATGCTACGCCGCTCTGCGCCGACCGGCACCGCGCACGGTTCCACACACTCACCGTCTCGGACGTGCGCCGCCTCACCGATGACGCCATCGAGGTGACCTTCGCCGTCCCGGCCGATCTCGCCGACGAGTACGCCTACCTCCCCGGCCAGTACGTCGCGCTGCGGGTGGAGCTGGAGGGCACCGAGGTGCGCCGTTCGTACTCGCTGTGCCGCCCACCCGCACCCGTGCGAAACGGCGCCACCAGCCTCAGCGTCGCGGTGAAGCGCGACGAGGGCGGTCTGTTCTCGACCTGGGCGCAGACCGAGCTGACTCCCGGATTCCAGATCGACGTGATGAGCCCGCAGGGCAACTTCACCTCAGGACTCGACGAACTGGAGGGCACGCACGTCGTCGGCATCGCCGCGGGCTCGGGCATCACGCCGATGATGGCACTCGCGCGCACCCTGCTCGCGGCATCCGACACGACGCGCTTCACCCTGCTGTACACGAATCGGTCTACCAGCGACGTGATGTTCCTCGAGGATCTCGCCGAGCTCAAAGACCGCTACCCGACCCGGCTCGTGCTGCATCACGTGCTCTCGCGTGAACAGCGCACGGCCCCGGTGCTCTCGGGCCGAATCGACGAGCAGAAGCTGCGCACCATCCTCGAGTCGCTGATCCTGCCGTCGACCGTCGACGAGTGGTTCCTGTGCGGGCCGTTCGCGCTCGTCGACCTGTGCCGCGAGGTGCTCGCCGATGTCGGCGTGCCCGGTGAGCATGTGCGCTTCGAGCTGTTCACCACCGGGGATGCCGTCGCCGAGCGGGGTCCCCGCCGGGTGCACGTGCGCCAGGGCGAGAAGACGGTTCGGATCGAGATAAACCTCGACGGCGTCTCGTCGAGCGTCGAGAGCCCGGTCGACGCGCACGAATCGGTGCTCAACGCCGCGCTGCGGGTGCGACCGGATGCCCCGTACGCCTGCTCCGGCGGAGTGTGCGGCACCTGCCGTGCTCGGGTGCGCGAGGGCAGCGTGACGATGACCGAGAACTACGCGCTCGAGCCCGACGAGCTCGAGCGCGGCTACGTACTCACCTGCCAGTCCCATCCCACCAGCGACCGACTCGTCGTCGACTACGACGTGTGA
- a CDS encoding ABC transporter permease has product MTTISPTMLRVEALRQLRNPYTLAFTLAMPVAMYLLFGAGGDVGHLSAGHGNVSFYIMVSMAAYGTAVAMSSLSSLAAAEAKQGWGRQLAMTPLGTAGYALTKLINALTFAVLALVAVFIAGFATGAQADDMWRWAAAATIILGAGLMFGLYGLGVGLFFNSDSAAALASISMTFFGFLGNVFMPLDGIMLEIARFTPMYGFAALARWPLTDGTLTTGQSDPLWALLLNMGAWTAFFVLLVVAGAKRSRARR; this is encoded by the coding sequence ATGACCACCATCTCGCCCACCATGCTGCGCGTCGAGGCGCTGCGTCAGCTGCGCAACCCCTACACCCTCGCTTTCACGCTGGCGATGCCGGTCGCGATGTACCTGCTCTTCGGAGCAGGCGGCGACGTCGGCCACCTCTCCGCAGGACACGGCAACGTGTCGTTCTACATCATGGTCTCGATGGCCGCCTACGGCACCGCGGTCGCGATGAGCTCGCTCTCGTCCCTCGCAGCAGCCGAGGCCAAGCAGGGCTGGGGCCGCCAGCTCGCGATGACGCCGCTCGGCACCGCCGGATACGCGCTCACGAAGCTCATCAATGCGCTCACCTTCGCCGTGCTCGCCCTGGTCGCCGTGTTCATCGCCGGGTTCGCCACCGGAGCGCAGGCCGACGACATGTGGCGGTGGGCGGCCGCAGCGACGATCATCCTCGGAGCAGGGCTGATGTTCGGCCTGTACGGGCTCGGGGTCGGGCTGTTCTTCAACAGCGATTCCGCTGCGGCGCTGGCATCGATCTCGATGACCTTCTTCGGGTTCCTGGGCAACGTGTTCATGCCGCTCGACGGCATCATGCTCGAGATCGCCCGCTTCACGCCCATGTACGGCTTCGCTGCCCTGGCACGCTGGCCGCTCACCGACGGCACTCTCACCACCGGCCAGAGCGATCCGCTGTGGGCGCTCCTGCTGAACATGGGCGCATGGACGGCGTTCTTCGTCCTGCTCGTGGTGGCCGGCGCCAAGCGCTCGCGCGCGCGCCGATAA
- a CDS encoding thiamine pyrophosphate-binding protein, with translation MPTVSAHVALTLAQHIDHVFGVMGNGNAYFLDALEKQTDAVFTAVRHEQGAVVAADAHFRASSRIAAATSTYGAGFTNTLTALAEAVQAHVPLVLVVGDEPTSGPRPWDVDQIAMASAVGARTYTTGHADAAATTVIAIEHALTYRVPVVLAIPYDVASLEAGAVAPAPVPRIPAPLAPRGEFADGMLDDIANALRSAERPFLLAGRGAWLAGARDALGALAESTGALTASTALGRGVFPDTRYDLGVTGGFGAEGAMQLIREADVAVVFGASLNQFTMRFGELFAPGTRVFQVDVAPAATHAHVGGFVRADARLAAEALVERLSTPASAPAHAPWRETADVEAARAYADGDDLAADGRLDPRSAARRIAELLPEDRVVVSDGGHFIGWANMYWPVAAPDRMMMVGTAFQSIGQGWPSVVGATRARPEQTIVLTSGDGGGLMAIADLESAVRAAGGRGIAVIWNDAAYGAEVNLYGLKGLAEGPMLIPEVDFAAFAAAVGAEGVVVRTLDDLERLRSWASEDPVERRFLVLDLRISGAVIAPYQEEIIRVNS, from the coding sequence ATGCCCACCGTCTCCGCCCACGTGGCCCTCACCCTCGCCCAGCACATCGACCACGTCTTCGGCGTGATGGGCAACGGCAACGCGTACTTCCTCGATGCGCTCGAGAAGCAGACCGACGCCGTCTTCACCGCCGTCCGCCACGAGCAGGGCGCTGTGGTCGCCGCCGATGCGCACTTCCGCGCATCCAGTCGCATCGCCGCCGCCACCTCGACGTACGGTGCGGGGTTCACGAACACCCTGACGGCGCTGGCCGAGGCCGTGCAGGCGCACGTGCCGCTCGTGCTCGTCGTCGGCGACGAGCCCACGTCGGGCCCGCGCCCGTGGGATGTGGATCAGATCGCCATGGCATCGGCCGTCGGCGCGCGCACCTATACGACCGGGCACGCCGACGCCGCCGCGACCACCGTCATCGCGATCGAGCACGCCCTGACCTACCGCGTGCCCGTCGTGCTGGCGATCCCCTACGACGTCGCCTCGCTCGAGGCGGGCGCCGTCGCGCCGGCCCCGGTGCCGCGCATCCCCGCGCCGCTCGCGCCCCGCGGCGAGTTCGCCGACGGGATGCTCGATGACATCGCGAACGCGCTGCGCTCGGCCGAGCGCCCGTTCCTGCTCGCCGGCCGCGGCGCGTGGCTCGCCGGCGCGCGCGACGCCCTGGGGGCCCTCGCGGAGTCGACCGGGGCGCTCACCGCATCCACTGCCCTGGGCAGAGGTGTCTTCCCCGACACCCGGTACGACCTGGGAGTGACCGGTGGGTTCGGCGCCGAGGGCGCCATGCAGCTGATCCGCGAGGCCGATGTCGCCGTGGTCTTCGGTGCGTCGCTCAACCAGTTCACGATGCGCTTCGGTGAGCTGTTCGCGCCCGGCACGCGAGTGTTCCAGGTCGACGTGGCGCCGGCGGCGACCCACGCCCATGTCGGCGGCTTCGTGCGCGCCGATGCCCGTCTTGCCGCTGAGGCGCTCGTCGAGCGGCTCAGCACCCCGGCATCCGCTCCCGCGCACGCCCCCTGGCGCGAGACGGCCGACGTCGAGGCCGCCCGCGCGTACGCGGACGGCGATGATCTCGCCGCCGACGGGCGCCTCGACCCTCGCTCGGCGGCGCGCCGCATCGCGGAGCTGCTGCCGGAGGACCGCGTCGTCGTCTCAGACGGCGGCCACTTCATTGGCTGGGCGAACATGTACTGGCCGGTGGCAGCGCCCGACCGCATGATGATGGTCGGCACCGCCTTCCAGTCGATCGGCCAGGGCTGGCCCAGCGTGGTCGGCGCCACCCGCGCGCGACCCGAGCAGACCATCGTGCTGACCTCGGGCGACGGCGGCGGCCTGATGGCGATCGCCGACCTCGAATCCGCCGTGCGCGCGGCCGGCGGTCGCGGCATCGCGGTGATCTGGAACGACGCCGCCTACGGCGCCGAGGTGAACCTCTACGGCCTCAAGGGGCTCGCCGAGGGCCCCATGCTCATCCCCGAGGTCGACTTCGCCGCCTTCGCCGCAGCCGTCGGCGCGGAGGGCGTCGTCGTGCGCACGCTCGACGACCTCGAGCGGCTGCGCAGCTGGGCATCCGAGGATCCGGTCGAGCGCCGCTTCCTCGTGCTCGACCTGCGCATCTCGGGCGCGGTCATCGCCCCGTACCAGGAGGAGATCATCCGCGTGAACTCCTGA
- a CDS encoding YihY/virulence factor BrkB family protein gives MSGNLEQPASQGDAQTSTAKERQAPPPDDARKPQTPPEIDKPSWKYALKRAFSEFLRDRCTTLAAALTYYSVLAIFPALLAVVSLVGLFGQADETTDLLLSVLGRVADDSVVQVLRQPIEQLAQSNTAGLALIIGLAGAIWSASGYVSAFSQAMNTVYEIDEGRPFWKLRPMVLLLTVILLIIAVAIVLLVIVSGPIAEAIGETIGLGEVALTVWSIAKWPVIVLLAILALAILYYGSPNVKQPKFRWMSLGAFVALVIMVIASLGFFFYVINFSNYQKTYGSIAGVIILLLWLWIVNLSLLFGAEFDAEMERGRQLQAGIEAEESIQLPPRDDRQSKKMQEKEQKTIEEGRQLRLRAENDSRADDDDRRGGDARRDEDAPKR, from the coding sequence ATGTCGGGAAACCTGGAGCAGCCCGCGTCGCAGGGCGATGCGCAGACCAGCACCGCGAAAGAGCGGCAGGCGCCGCCACCCGACGACGCGCGCAAACCGCAGACCCCGCCCGAGATCGACAAGCCCTCGTGGAAGTACGCGCTCAAGCGCGCCTTCTCGGAGTTCCTGCGCGACCGGTGCACCACGCTCGCCGCTGCGCTGACGTACTACAGCGTCCTGGCGATCTTCCCCGCCCTGCTCGCCGTGGTCTCGCTGGTGGGGCTGTTCGGCCAGGCCGACGAGACCACCGACCTCCTGCTCAGCGTCCTTGGCCGCGTGGCCGATGATTCCGTCGTTCAGGTGCTGCGTCAGCCGATCGAGCAGCTCGCTCAGTCGAACACCGCAGGCCTCGCGCTCATCATCGGTCTGGCCGGCGCCATCTGGTCGGCCTCGGGGTATGTCAGCGCCTTCTCGCAGGCGATGAACACCGTCTACGAGATCGATGAGGGTCGTCCGTTCTGGAAGCTGCGCCCGATGGTGCTGCTGCTCACCGTCATCCTGCTGATCATCGCGGTGGCGATCGTGCTGCTGGTGATCGTCTCCGGACCGATCGCCGAGGCGATCGGCGAGACGATCGGGCTCGGAGAGGTGGCGCTCACCGTGTGGAGCATCGCCAAGTGGCCGGTCATCGTGCTGCTCGCCATCCTGGCCCTGGCGATCCTGTACTACGGCAGCCCCAACGTGAAACAGCCGAAGTTCCGCTGGATGAGCCTCGGAGCGTTCGTGGCGCTGGTGATCATGGTGATCGCCTCGCTCGGCTTCTTCTTCTACGTGATCAACTTCAGCAACTACCAGAAGACCTACGGCAGCATCGCCGGCGTCATCATCCTGCTGCTGTGGCTCTGGATCGTGAACCTGTCGCTGCTGTTCGGCGCGGAGTTCGACGCCGAGATGGAGCGAGGACGTCAGCTGCAGGCCGGGATCGAGGCGGAGGAGAGCATCCAGCTGCCGCCGCGCGACGACCGGCAGAGCAAGAAGATGCAGGAGAAGGAGCAGAAGACCATCGAAGAAGGTCGACAGCTGCGACTGCGCGCGGAGAACGACTCCCGCGCCGATGACGACGACCGGCGCGGTGGGGACGCCAGGCGCGATGAGGACGCGCCGAAACGCTGA
- a CDS encoding response regulator transcription factor — protein sequence MAALLELEGDMTVLGTGADGTDAVRLAAELRPDVCLMDIQMPGMDGIEATRAVRAACPGTRVLIVTTFARPGYLRSALDAGAAGFVAKDAPAEQLADAVRRVHAGLRVLDPSLAEQSLFEGANPLSERERQVLRLAADGRTAGRIAEEVFLSPGTVRNVLSSAIGKTGAANRAQAVRSAQDKGWI from the coding sequence ATGGCGGCGCTACTGGAGCTCGAAGGTGACATGACCGTTCTCGGCACCGGGGCCGACGGCACGGACGCCGTGCGTCTCGCCGCCGAACTGCGACCGGACGTCTGCCTGATGGACATCCAGATGCCGGGGATGGACGGGATCGAGGCAACGCGCGCCGTACGCGCAGCCTGCCCCGGCACGCGCGTGCTGATCGTGACGACGTTCGCCCGCCCGGGGTACCTGCGGTCGGCGCTGGACGCCGGTGCTGCCGGGTTCGTCGCGAAGGATGCCCCGGCCGAGCAGCTCGCGGACGCGGTGCGTCGCGTGCACGCAGGACTGCGGGTCCTCGATCCCTCTCTCGCAGAGCAGAGCTTGTTCGAGGGCGCGAACCCCCTCAGCGAGCGAGAGCGCCAGGTGCTGCGTCTGGCGGCGGATGGCCGGACAGCAGGGCGCATCGCCGAGGAGGTATTCCTGTCCCCGGGCACCGTGCGCAATGTGCTCTCCTCGGCGATCGGGAAGACCGGCGCGGCCAATCGCGCGCAGGCTGTGCGCTCGGCCCAGGACAAGGGCTGGATCTGA
- a CDS encoding phosphoribosyltransferase: MTEADIERETLTWDGFGDATRELARDIIDSGFVPEVVVAIARGGLLPAGAIAYGLGVKNCGAINMEFYTGIGTVLDAPEVLPPELDMEYLDGRRVLLVDDVADSGRTLALAVQLLKEKGADVRSVTIYTKPSTIIQPDFAWKDTDRWIDFPWSFKGTVVEEDQGLAPSA; encoded by the coding sequence GTGACTGAGGCAGACATCGAGCGCGAGACGCTCACCTGGGACGGATTCGGCGACGCGACACGCGAGCTCGCACGAGACATCATCGACAGCGGCTTCGTGCCCGAGGTCGTCGTCGCGATCGCCCGCGGAGGTCTGCTGCCGGCCGGTGCCATCGCCTACGGCCTCGGCGTGAAGAACTGCGGTGCGATCAACATGGAGTTCTACACGGGGATCGGCACGGTGCTCGATGCACCCGAGGTGCTGCCACCCGAGCTCGACATGGAGTACCTCGACGGCCGGCGCGTGCTGCTCGTCGATGACGTCGCCGACTCGGGCCGCACGCTCGCCCTTGCCGTGCAGCTGCTGAAAGAGAAGGGCGCCGACGTGCGCTCGGTGACGATCTACACCAAGCCCTCGACGATCATCCAGCCGGACTTCGCCTGGAAGGACACCGATCGCTGGATCGACTTCCCGTGGTCGTTCAAGGGCACGGTCGTCGAGGAGGATCAGGGGCTGGCGCCGTCGGCGTGA